The DNA window GAGGGAGCTCTGTAGCTGGCTCTGGATGCTGCTGAGCTTGGAGGCGGGCTGCTTGATGGCACGGGCCAGCTCCGGGTACCCATGCTCCAGGCAGCTCCACTGCTCCTGCAGGAGCTCCTGGATCTTCTTAACGTACTGCCCAATAGTGGCATCGGCGGTGGGCGAGCTGGGTGGCCTTCCTGGGCGCTCCTTCCCCGGGAGCTCTGAAccggcctccttcctccctgctggGGGAGCCGTTCTCTCGCTGCTCCTTGGAGAGCCTCTTGCTCCCCTGACTGGACCCTCGGCTCCCACCTGAtgccctccctcctgctcagAGCGTCCTTCTTCGATCCTGAGCTCAGTGGAGAGGCAGCTGTGTAAAGAGGGGGTGAGGACCATCTTGGATCCCTGTGGCAGTGACAGCTGGGATGGTGACACAAATTCTGCTGGGCTCTGATCCCCCCATTTGTAACTTTCCTGCCTCCACAGGACGCCAttcccctttccccaggccccCCAGCTTTCAGATCTTGTGCTGCCCATAAGGTTGACCCCAATGCTCTTGTCACACGACTCCGTGGTCAAGAGTCCGTGCAGAGGGTCAGTGTTGACCATGGCGTCAGTCTGGCCCTGAGCATCTTTGGTGTTCTCGTGGCTAAGCTTTTCTGTCAGTTGAGCTACGGTGCACTCTAGCTCTCGAATCCTCTGCCCCCTAGCCTTGATTTCCTCCTCCTGCCGCTGGAGGGCAGCTCTGACTTGGGCTAGTTCCTCAGTTCTTCCAGACAACTCGCCCTCAAGGCCCGAGAGCTGCTGCTTCAGGCTGGAGATGCTGCCAGGATCCACGGAGGTAAGGCCCAGGCTTTCCTCCGTGACCCGGATGCCGATGCTTCTCACGTCTACTTCTACAGGTGGCGGCGGTGGGATCTCGCTGATGTTGAGCTCGATTTCTTCTAGGGCGAGCTCATTCCCAGGGACGGGTgatggcagaggtggggggcTTGGTGTTGGGGAGCCGGGGGTCGTGACCGCCACCTCGGCTTGTCCGCTTTCCTGTTGGTCTTCTGCATCCTCTAGAACTACAAGGGATGAGAAAGGAGGACTTGAGAAAGGGAGGTGATCTGGGGCTGCTCCTTCACCCTCTGGAGGCTCAGGCCCCTTCCGGATCAGCTCCGCTATTCCTGGCACCAGGTCTCCAGActctctggcttctggttgggcTGCTGCTCGCTGGGTGGAGTTGGAAAAACCTGCAAATCCTTCCGCAGGACCAAAGGCGCCATCACAGACACCGCCTTCGCCCTGAAGTGGCGGGAGGGCGGGCGGGGTAGGGGGCCCTGAGTTTAGGCTCGGGTCCTCTGAGGCCCTGTTTTGCAGCAGCGTGGCTGGCATGCTGGATGCTCGCAAAAGCTGGGGCCGTCCACTCCCGGCGGCGACCTCAGCCTCCCTGGGCCCAGCAGCCTCCAGCTGTCTGGCGGTCTCTGTCAGTAGGGCCTTCCGGTGGTAGCTCGCCTCGCTCCCGCCGGCGGCTTGCGGGGGATCACCGAGCGGCAGGGGCTGGGCTCGCGCCTCTGTCCCGAGCGACACCTTACTTGGCACCACTGGGGGCCAGTTCGGGTGGGAAAGAGCAGCATGGGGGCGAGCCCCGCTGTCGGGAAGGCTGAAGTTTCGGGGCAAAGTGCTAAACTTGGCCTGCTTGGCCCTTCTGTGGATAGGAATCCTTTTGATGGTGTTTCCCTTCTCGATGTCATCCACGTACTTGAGGAAGTCCAGGTCTAAATGGAAGCCATATGGGGTCTCCACGGAGTAGGGGTGGCTCTTTGGAGGGTCTTTCTCTTCATCCCCCTGAGAGGACTGGTCTTTGGCTGGGAGACATAAGACACGTGAAAAAGAAGCGCAACGTTAATGAGAAAGACAGGCGGTGAGACCTAATATCTCTCCCATAAGCGTTCTCCTAAATGTTCCAGCCTCTGAATTATGCTGAGATGCTCACCGTCTTTTGGCTGGGCTGAGAAATCCTGTTATTAAATCAATGTGGACTTAGCCAATGTCTCCAAGGAAATAGGTAGAGGGAATAGTTTCCAATTTGCAGTATGGCATTTCAGTTACCGCTGTGGCCAGGAATTTGCCAAATCAGGGTACTAATTGGTAATTATGAATATGGACATTTTCAAAGGATGAGATACACGATTgtctcaatattaaaaaaggacCTTGCATTATTCAAATAGGTCCTAGTAAATCTTGCTAAAGCCAGAGATATCAAGGAGCCGTGCCTCCTGCATTATTTAAGCTTCCTCTGATGGCTGAGCCTCTAGGTACATGAAGCTCATAACGGGCACCCATAATCATGCACAGCCTATGCTCTTTTCCACTGGAAAACTGCGTAGTGCTTAACAAACAAGTTTCACTTTCAAAAACTCATGCCAGGTAAGGAAATACCACCTTTttcacaaactggaaaaaaaggtgGTGGAGGAAAATGGGACAATCAATGTCAAAAGGGACATTGGCAAGCATCCTCCAAGAGGTGTGGGACTCATGATTTTTCAGAGCAGCCCAAAGTATCAGGAGAATATCACGATGAGAAAGTTCTCCATCACACCAAGGCACCACTGATCTTGACTCCAGCAGAGGAATCTGAGAACAAGTCAGTCCTTTGATTATTTGAATCCATAGGGATTTGTCTCCAATTAGCGTCTTCCTCAGGTTAAATAATCTTTGTTGTTTTGATGTTCCTAATGTGACACCCTTTATTATCTCTGTGACATTCTGCTAAACATGCTCTGAAAATGCTGAGTTCAGGAGAGGACATTAGTGGAGAGCACAGAGGCCAAGAATATGGACCCTGGAGCCCGGTCTATAtttcagctctgtgaccttggggaaattaCTTAGCCTCCCTGTGTCTCATCATCCGTAAGATAGCAATAATAACAGGTAAGATGAGATTGTGAGGACTGATTAATACatatgaagtgcttagaacaatgcctagcacatgaTGAACATTCAATACACACTCAATATTGTAGTTATTATCTTTGTGGAAGTCCAAATTACAGAGAACTGAAGCCCCCTAATGGAAGCTGACTTGCTAGGTACATAGGAGGGGATCCTCAAATTCTTTGTGTCTGACTGATTGCTTGACTCCAAGAGTAATAGGCCCTGGGGGCAAAATGACAAAATAGCAGTAATTGAATTCACTTAACCTCAaccactatttattgagcacctctgtTGGTTGCTAAGATAGATCTTAAGGACACAGAGATGAATCAGGTATAGCTCTGCCctcaaaaaaaaagtatggtcAAGTAGGAGAAACACCAACAAGTACGATGCAGTGTGACAAGGATGGTAACAGATACATGCTCAAGGACCAGCGTTCCTTCTTGACTTATTTTCCTAGTTTCTCCAGAAAAACTTTCTTGGACTTAGAGGCTAATTCTGCCTTGGTTGGAGAGGGATGACTTCATAAGAGTGACATATAACTGGGTGTTAAATGATTAAATAGCAGTTTGCCAGGAGAACACAAGAGGGTGAAAGACATTGTAGCTGTTTATCTCCAAGATGGCCATTATCAATTCCTACCTTCTCTAGACAGGCAAGGGAATCTTATATTGAGAGGTGGGGTCCATTTCTCTATGCTTTTGAATCTCAGCTGgcctgtgactgctttgaccaaaAGAAAATGGCAGAAATTACACTGAGAGAATGCCAAGACTAGGTCATAAGAAGCCTCTAAGTTCCACCTGGGTCTCTTAGAATGCACACTCAGGGGGAAGCCAGATGCCATGTAAGGAGTCCAACTTCCCCGAGACTGCCatactgtgaggaagcccaagtaGCTCCAGAGAGAGGTCATGTGAAGAGATGGTGAGAGATGCCTCGCCAGCCTGAGCTGTTCCAGACATCCTAGCCCAGGTGCCAGGCATAAGTAAAAGAACTTCACACGACTCCAGCCTCAGCCATCATCTGATTTCAATGACAGAAGGGACTCCAAATGAGAACCACTCAGCTGAACTTGTGTTAATAATGcatgattgttttaagccactaagttttggggtggtttgttatgcagcaatagatagcCAGGACAGATCAGATATATGTCAGAGAATGGGCAAATGCATTAAGGTGTGAAAATCCATAGTAATCCAGGGTTCTATAAACACAGTTGATATGGTTGGAACTTAAAGTGTGGAAGAGAAGGGTGAAgagtagaaaaagacaaaattggaAAGGTCAGCAAGAGCCAGATCAGAGAGCCACTTGTATGCATGCCAACAAGCTTTGACTTTACTCTCTAGGCAGTGGGAGTCATCAAAGGGTTTTACACAAGGGAGTGACTTGGTCAAATGTGATTTCACAGTGAGCATTCTTGCAGGGGATTAGAAGAAGAACAAACCAGAGGCCTGAAGACAAGTTGGGAGATTGCTGACATGGTCAAGGTGAAAGAAGCTAAGGGAATGGAAGGAAGGGGCAGGTTCAAGAAGAGGTGTAAGTGATGGCATTACCTGGGGCACATATAGGGCTGCTTTTTCCCTAAGAGTGATGACATATTTGGGCTGAGCTCTTCCTACTTGCCTGTCTGATGTATCCTTCTGGCCAGTGCTACATGCTTGGGGCACAAGAACTGTGCTTAGGGAAGTACAGTTATCTCCAAAGAACTAAAGAAGCCAAGTAGACACATAAAGGCTGAACCCTTGAACACTGACACAATCGACCCTACCAGCCTCAGTGCTAAGTAAAGTTGCAGGGCCTGTGGGTGAGTAAGTCACAGCCTCAGCAGGGAACACAGCAAGGCACTGGTGCTGATCCACAGGGTTGGTCCAAGTTGGGTTCCAGAGCTTCTGTGCAGATACCTGGACTCCAGGCAGATAAGGAGTAAACACTCCTCCAGCACCCAGAAAAGTCCAATAAGTTCCCATTCACCCACATGATTTTTTACAAACCTGCTTTCTCCCAAAGAGGCACACTGGTAGTCTCAATGACAGCAATTGTTCTCTGTTAGTTTCCCAGCTGCACTTGGCTATACTCTTAGGCCTACTGGCCAGTTCAGCAGCCTCCTGGATTATAGGAACAAGCCAAATCAGAGAGGAGGCATTTGTCTAAAGTTAAATAGGGAGCAGATTTATGACCCAGAAGGCAAAGAACACTCCAAAGGAGAGACTGCATTATTTATCTGCTTACTGCCTCAATTCGGTAGAAATGAACTGATTTGCCCATCAGCCTCTGAGAGCAGGTCCAGAGCACAAATACAATAATAGCATCAAATGAGGAACAGCAGGTTCCAAGGGAAAATATTCCACAAGGGAGACTGAGGTGAATCAAAGAAGTCTGTGAGACTGAGCAGTTATCCAGGATGACGGGTTTAATAGGTGCTTTCCTAAGTTACACTATGgggtctctctcctccctctctctctctctctctctctctctctctccccctctcacacacacacacacacacacacacacacacacacacacacacacacacacattgtgctGCTGTGCCTGCCACCCACCGTTCTgcattccttctctttctcccagtGCAAGAGGAATGCTGGACCTTGAATGAGGGAGCTTGATCTGATATGCTGGGAGATCTAGGCTCACATTAAGTTCTGCTCCTTTTAATTCTACCTGGTGATAGCTATGCAGGAGCTCAGAATTACAGGCATTGGGCCAGGGTGAGAATTAATTAGGAGGACTGTCTCTGCTCAAAATGAACTTCAGACCTGACAAACCAACACATAACTGGCTGGAGTTGAATCCTGCCTCTCTTACCTCCTACCTCTGTGAttctgggcaaattatttaaattccctGCATTTGTAACATGGTGATAAGAATACCTAACTCACAGAGATGTGATTATTAGCACCGATGCAGTAGAGAACATGGCATAGGTACTCAACAAAGGGGCCAAAAGATGAGGATGGGCTGGTTCTGAATGGGGCAGGGGGAGATTCACTGAGAATGTGTTCTTTCTTGAATATTTAACTCTGTGTTGGGCCTAGAGcatcaagagggagtgagagtcCAAGAAAATAATTCTGGAGAAACTGGGAAAAACGAGTCAGGGGAGGAGACAAAAGTAGGATATATGAGGCTCAGAGCTACCTAGAATTCCCTACAGAGTCTCGGTCTGGAAGCACCCCAGATCACTAGACCCTTGGAAAGGACCTGCAAACACAGTCATGAGCCTAAGACCTACAGGTAGGCATGAGAAAAGGGATTAGAAGGAgacaagggaaggaggaaggggccacagtCATTACCCTGAGGGAAAAAGTGAAGTGGGGGGCAGGTAAGGGAACCCATCAGAggcatttaaaatgagaaaaaaagtccAAAAGCCTATACTCAGTTTctgaaggaaatgggaaaaacagAAACTAGAGAGAAAGTGGCCAAAAATACAACCGGAAAGAAGGTGAATTAAATGAATCTCTTTAAAAGGCCAAGACAGCGGAAGCTgtcttttccctcctctgcctttATTTTGTGAGATGTGTGTGCTTGAAGGGAGGGGTGCCTTTCTTAGCTAGTTGTGGGTGATCACGTGGAAAGCAGCCATGCCAAGGACGCTGAGCGGGGACAAATGAGGCAAGCAGGAATGACAGGCCCCCGGGGCATTAAGGGAATTAGCTGGTGTTCTGTGGGACCACTTTCAGGGATGCGCTGAAAAGGCAGCTctctggggagagaggcagaCTTTTGAAATATATGGTAACTGCATTTGGAAAGAAGGATGAGGCAGGGCTGGAGCTGCCGTCCAGTCCTTGAGTCCTGTACCAGTGAAGGGCCATATAGGCTCTCCTGTTTCCTGACATTTGGTGATCTGGAAAAAGCATTTCATTAGAAGTCAGGGGATCAGGGTCTAGTCTATGATGTTTGGCAAGTTTcctgggaagggaaaggggaacaTTCATCGAGACATTCGTTGGGCTAGATAGTTATTACTCAACAaccttacatgcattatctcatttaatcctttacCAACCCTGCAAAGTAGGTATTAATACCTGCTTATAGATGAGGTGTGGCAGACTGTTTGCAAAAATAGCCACAATTATAACCCACCCTCGTGTACTTCCCTCCCACACTGACCCTAGGCTTGGCCTTGTGACTTGGTCAACAGCAAATGTGACATATGCAGAGATTTGAAAGTTGCTTGCACAGTGGAGTTTGTTCTTGCTGTGCTTGGAACCCTTCTGTCATCATGTGAACAAACACTAACTAGCCTGCTGGGCAACAAAAGACGCATGGCCAAATCATCACCAGTGCCCTAGGTGACATGGAGTCAaccaccagacatgtgagtgTAGCCATTCTAAACCATCAGGACAAGTCACCCAGAAGACCACAGACATGTGAACAAGTCCAGCAGAGATCAGTCAAGCTGGCCCAGCCCAGAATAATGGCTTAGCCAACCCACAgaatcttttaagaaataataaatatctttaagtCAATACATTTTtgagtggtttgttacacagcaaagcTAACTGATATAGGAGGgaagtgaagctcagagaagtgaaatgcCTTGGAAAATCACACAGGTATGAATGTAAGCTCTTTTACCAAATTGTGCCTCTTTTTTAGACCTCAagttcctcatctctaaaatgaggttAATGAGTGAGATCATCCTGCTCCCTTCTTGCTGCTTGGAAGGGATGAGAAACACTACAAAAATTACACAACTCCAATATAAACATAAGCCTTCATTTTCATTCCCTACTACCTTCTCTTGTTCATGTCTGAAACACACAGTTTGGGTTTCCCAGCACCG is part of the Balaenoptera musculus isolate JJ_BM4_2016_0621 chromosome 1, mBalMus1.pri.v3, whole genome shotgun sequence genome and encodes:
- the KANK4 gene encoding KN motif and ankyrin repeat domain-containing protein 4; translated protein: MEKTDAKDQSSQGDEEKDPPKSHPYSVETPYGFHLDLDFLKYVDDIEKGNTIKRIPIHRRAKQAKFSTLPRNFSLPDSGARPHAALSHPNWPPVVPSKVSLGTEARAQPLPLGDPPQAAGGSEASYHRKALLTETARQLEAAGPREAEVAAGSGRPQLLRASSMPATLLQNRASEDPSLNSGPPTPPALPPLQGEGGVCDGAFGPAEGFAGFSNSTQRAAAQPEARESGDLVPGIAELIRKGPEPPEGEGAAPDHLPFSSPPFSSLVVLEDAEDQQESGQAEVAVTTPGSPTPSPPPLPSPVPGNELALEEIELNISEIPPPPPVEVDVRSIGIRVTEESLGLTSVDPGSISSLKQQLSGLEGELSGRTEELAQVRAALQRQEEEIKARGQRIRELECTVAQLTEKLSHENTKDAQGQTDAMVNTDPLHGLLTTESCDKSIGVNLMGSTRSESWGAWGKGNGVLWRQESYKWGDQSPAEFVSPSQLSLPQGSKMVLTPSLHSCLSTELRIEEGRSEQEGGHQVGAEGPVRGARGSPRSSERTAPPAGRKEAGSELPGKERPGRPPSSPTADATIGQYVKKIQELLQEQWSCLEHGYPELARAIKQPASKLSSIQSQLQSSLNLLLSAYSAHAPPQKEPPGPSSSPPTEISPSTSLKSIMKKKDYGFRAGGNGTKKNLQFVGVNGGYETTSSEETSSEDTSPEDLSDSEAEKKCDGPEHRRGKDAHLSYKAGQGIPEGTRDTDQERGPGEELPHPKAERCKPSEEFLNACRALSQHLPETGTTTDQLLKQSLNTISQEWFRVSSRKSSSPAVVATYLRGVQPHSPHLLKLLVNLADGNGNTALHYSVSHSSFSIVRLLLETGVCNVDHQNKAGYTAVMITPLASAETDEDMAVVWKLLREGNVNIQAAQGGQTALMLGVSHDREDMVQALLSCQADVNLQDHDGSSALMLACRHGNVGMVRLLLAHPACDSSLTDKAGRTALSIVLKSPAHVEIAGLLRAHAKQGRSLGP